From the Pseudomonas baltica genome, one window contains:
- a CDS encoding 2OG-Fe(II) oxygenase → MRAMPISLDAPVLLRVVDDLAERGWSQQNLFLPQGLTLELAAECRKRSRAGELAPAAVGRGVSQEVREGIRGDRIQWIEPGESAPCDAYLHIMDSLREVLNRSLFMGLEEFECHFALYPPGAFYRRHVDRFRDDDSRMVSVVLYLNTGWVPGDGGELRLYLKGDVAHDVAPIGGSLVVFLSGDMPHEVLPAERDRLSLTGWFRRRPNEPF, encoded by the coding sequence ATGCGCGCCATGCCCATATCCCTTGATGCCCCTGTGCTGTTGCGCGTTGTCGATGACCTGGCCGAGCGTGGCTGGTCGCAGCAGAACCTCTTCCTGCCCCAGGGTCTGACCCTGGAACTGGCGGCTGAGTGCCGTAAACGTTCGCGTGCGGGTGAGTTGGCGCCCGCAGCGGTAGGACGCGGCGTCAGTCAGGAGGTGCGTGAAGGCATCCGCGGCGATCGCATCCAGTGGATCGAGCCCGGCGAATCCGCCCCGTGCGATGCATATCTGCACATCATGGACAGCCTGCGCGAGGTGCTCAATCGCAGCCTGTTCATGGGGCTGGAAGAGTTCGAGTGCCATTTTGCGCTTTATCCGCCGGGGGCGTTCTATCGTCGGCACGTGGACCGGTTCCGCGACGATGACAGCCGCATGGTGTCGGTGGTGCTGTACCTCAACACCGGCTGGGTGCCAGGGGACGGCGGCGAATTGCGCCTCTATCTCAAGGGCGATGTCGCTCACGATGTAGCCCCCATTGGCGGCAGCCTGGTGGTGTTCCTGTCCGGGGACATGCCCCATGAAGTCCTCCCGGCCGAGCGAGATCGGCTGTCACTCACGGGCTGGTTCCGACGCCGCCCCAACGAGCCCTTTTGA
- a CDS encoding phosphoserine transaminase yields the protein MSTNPRNALNFSGGPGALPESVLAEVQQSIVEVPETGLSILGISHRSDWFAAVVDEAERNIRTLLGLSENYHVLFLQGGATQQFSMVPMTLLRGKEHPAEYIDSGYWSRKVIAEARREGPVKTIWSGESCGFNRLPADDELSFSADAPYLHYVANETVEGLQFHRVLGRDDVPRICDMSSDFLSKPCDAEKFSVIYAHAQKNIGPAGVTVVLVKDEIAQQASDDLPSFLNYRKHIEARSNLNTPPVFAIYVVLLVTRWLLNDVGGLEKMAQINRSKAELLYSALDNAEGFYRGWAARADRSTMNVAFNLPNAQLQQAFFEQSRALGFSGLEGHRAIGGVRASIYNALSVQAAQKLTEFMDSFHRQHR from the coding sequence ATGTCTACGAATCCGCGCAATGCCCTGAATTTTTCCGGCGGCCCTGGGGCCTTGCCGGAGAGTGTGCTGGCAGAGGTTCAACAGTCCATCGTCGAGGTGCCGGAAACCGGGCTTTCGATTCTGGGCATCAGCCATCGCTCAGACTGGTTCGCCGCCGTCGTCGACGAAGCCGAGCGCAATATCCGCACGCTGCTGGGGCTGTCTGAGAACTATCACGTGCTGTTCTTGCAGGGCGGCGCCACTCAGCAGTTCTCGATGGTGCCCATGACCTTGCTGCGCGGCAAGGAGCACCCTGCCGAGTACATCGATTCGGGCTACTGGAGCCGCAAGGTGATTGCCGAAGCGCGCCGCGAAGGTCCGGTCAAGACCATCTGGAGCGGCGAATCCTGCGGCTTCAATCGCCTGCCTGCCGACGACGAGCTGAGCTTTTCGGCTGACGCGCCCTATCTGCATTACGTCGCCAACGAAACGGTCGAAGGTCTGCAGTTTCATCGGGTGCTGGGCCGCGATGACGTGCCGCGTATCTGCGACATGTCTTCGGACTTTCTCTCCAAGCCCTGCGACGCCGAGAAGTTTTCGGTGATCTACGCCCACGCACAGAAAAACATCGGCCCGGCCGGCGTGACCGTGGTACTGGTCAAGGATGAGATCGCCCAGCAGGCGTCGGATGACTTGCCATCGTTCCTCAACTATCGCAAGCATATCGAGGCCCGTTCGAACCTTAATACGCCACCGGTTTTCGCCATTTACGTGGTGCTGCTGGTGACCCGCTGGCTGCTCAACGATGTCGGCGGCCTGGAGAAAATGGCGCAGATCAACCGCAGCAAGGCCGAGCTGCTGTACAGCGCCCTGGACAACGCCGAGGGTTTCTATCGCGGCTGGGCGGCACGCGCGGATCGCTCGACCATGAACGTGGCGTTCAATCTGCCCAATGCGCAACTGCAGCAGGCTTTTTTTGAACAGAGCCGGGCGCTAGGGTTTTCGGGGCTGGAAGGACACCGGGCGATTGGCGGAGTCCGGGCGTCGATCTATAACGCGCTGTCAGTGCAGGCGGCGCAGAAGTTGACGGAGTTCATGGACAGCTTCCATCGTCAGCATCGGTGA
- a CDS encoding DUF523 domain-containing protein, whose amino-acid sequence MHKILVSRCLLGHPVRYDGGSSGPFDRLAAWQAEGRVVGLCPEVAGGLPTPRPPAEIPGGQGTAVLAGEAQVLTVQGEDFTAAFVRGAEIALRQVREQGIRIAILKANSPSCGNRETYDGSFSGVRVSGEGVTAALLRREGVQVFNEHELEAAQLALAQLL is encoded by the coding sequence ATGCACAAGATCCTCGTCAGTCGTTGCTTGCTAGGCCACCCGGTGCGTTATGACGGCGGCTCCAGCGGGCCATTCGATCGCTTGGCGGCCTGGCAGGCCGAAGGTCGGGTGGTGGGCCTGTGTCCTGAAGTGGCGGGCGGTTTGCCGACGCCGCGCCCCCCCGCCGAGATCCCCGGCGGCCAGGGCACGGCGGTGCTGGCCGGGGAGGCGCAGGTGTTGACCGTGCAGGGTGAGGATTTCACTGCAGCCTTTGTACGCGGCGCCGAGATCGCCTTGCGCCAGGTACGCGAGCAGGGCATTCGTATTGCCATCCTCAAGGCCAACAGCCCTTCGTGTGGCAATCGCGAGACTTACGATGGCTCGTTCAGTGGCGTGCGGGTGAGTGGCGAAGGGGTGACGGCGGCGCTGCTGCGCCGCGAGGGGGTGCAGGTGTTCAACGAGCATGAGCTTGAGGCGGCGCAATTGGCGCTGGCGCAATTGCTGTAA
- a CDS encoding alpha/beta hydrolase produces MPPAAFDPEALRTRLKPLLERSSLSSQARYYQQFYGLDLAHRGDTVERLLGQMRVGAFDIVTQLWLPARPVATVFLLHGFYDHMGLYRHVIDWALEQHFAVIACDLPGHGLSSGPRASIDDFAHYQQVLHALFAEAEQLQLPQPWHLCGQSTGGAIAIDHLLHCGSDTPIGGQTILLAPLVRPRAWGWSKLSYRLLKPFVSGIDRRFSENSNDPAFMPFLQADPLQPLRLPTAWVGALVKWVERIEAAPVCHRSPLIVQGDADMTVDWQHNLKVLSSKFDQPRVLMLAKAKHHLANELPQFREEYFRFLGDALGGR; encoded by the coding sequence ATGCCCCCCGCTGCATTCGATCCCGAAGCCTTGCGCACCCGTCTCAAGCCTTTACTGGAGCGCAGCTCGCTGTCGAGCCAGGCGCGCTATTACCAGCAGTTCTACGGACTGGATCTGGCCCATCGCGGCGACACGGTGGAGCGCCTGCTCGGGCAAATGAGGGTAGGGGCGTTCGACATCGTCACTCAGCTGTGGCTACCCGCTCGGCCGGTGGCGACGGTGTTTCTGCTGCATGGCTTCTACGACCATATGGGTTTGTACCGGCATGTGATCGACTGGGCACTGGAGCAGCATTTCGCGGTGATCGCCTGCGATTTGCCTGGGCACGGCTTGTCCAGCGGGCCGCGTGCGAGCATCGATGACTTCGCCCACTACCAGCAGGTGCTGCACGCGCTGTTCGCCGAGGCCGAGCAGTTGCAACTGCCGCAGCCTTGGCATCTGTGTGGGCAGAGCACCGGTGGCGCCATCGCAATCGATCACTTGCTGCACTGCGGTTCGGACACGCCGATTGGAGGCCAGACTATCTTGTTGGCGCCACTGGTGCGGCCGCGCGCATGGGGGTGGTCGAAGCTGAGCTACCGGCTGCTCAAGCCTTTCGTCTCGGGCATCGATCGGCGTTTCAGCGAGAACAGCAACGATCCGGCGTTCATGCCGTTTCTGCAGGCCGATCCGCTGCAGCCCTTGCGCCTGCCGACGGCCTGGGTGGGGGCGCTGGTGAAGTGGGTGGAGAGGATCGAAGCGGCACCGGTGTGTCATCGCTCGCCGCTGATCGTTCAGGGCGATGCCGATATGACCGTCGATTGGCAGCACAACCTGAAGGTGCTGAGCAGCAAGTTCGATCAGCCACGGGTGCTGATGCTGGCGAAGGCGAAGCATCACTTGGCCAATGAGTTGCCGCAGTTCAGGGAGGAGTATTTTCGGTTTCTTGGAGATGCGTTGGGCGGTAGGTGA
- the serA gene encoding phosphoglycerate dehydrogenase — MSKTSLDKSKIKFLLLEGVHQSAVDVLKAAGYSSIEYHTKSLPEAELKEKIADAHFIGIRSRTQLTEEMFDAAKKLVAVGCFCIGTNQVDLNAARERGIAVFNAPYSNTRSVAELVLAEAILLLRGIPEKNASCHRGGWIKSAANSFEIRGKKLGIVGYGSIGTQLSVLAEGLGMQVFFFDPLTKLPLGNATQVASLTELLGLADIVSLHVPELPSTQWMIGEKEIRSMKKGAILINAARGTVVELNALADAIKDKHLIGAAIDVFPVEPRSNDDIFESPLRGLDNVILTPHIGGSTAEAQANIGLEVAEKLVKYSDNGTSVSSVNFPEVALPAHPGKHRLLHIHENVPGVLSEINKVFAENGINISGQFLQTNEKVGYVVIDVDAEYSDLAQEKLQQVNGTIRCRVLF; from the coding sequence ATGAGCAAGACTTCCCTCGACAAGAGCAAGATCAAGTTCCTTCTTCTCGAAGGCGTCCATCAATCCGCCGTCGACGTCCTCAAGGCCGCCGGTTATTCCAGCATCGAATATCACACCAAGTCGCTGCCGGAAGCCGAGCTCAAGGAAAAGATCGCTGACGCTCATTTCATCGGTATCCGCTCGCGCACGCAGCTGACCGAAGAAATGTTCGACGCCGCCAAAAAACTGGTGGCCGTCGGTTGCTTCTGCATCGGCACCAACCAGGTGGACCTGAACGCTGCCCGCGAGCGTGGCATCGCCGTGTTCAACGCGCCGTACTCCAACACCCGTTCGGTGGCCGAGTTGGTGCTGGCCGAGGCCATCCTGCTGCTGCGCGGCATCCCCGAGAAAAACGCTTCCTGCCACCGTGGCGGTTGGATCAAAAGCGCGGCCAACTCATTCGAAATCCGCGGCAAGAAGCTGGGCATCGTCGGCTACGGCTCGATCGGCACCCAACTGTCGGTCCTGGCTGAAGGCCTGGGCATGCAGGTGTTCTTCTTCGACCCGCTGACCAAGCTGCCACTGGGCAACGCGACCCAGGTCGCCAGCCTGACCGAGTTGCTGGGCCTGGCCGACATCGTCTCGCTGCACGTGCCAGAACTGCCATCCACCCAATGGATGATCGGCGAGAAGGAAATCCGCTCGATGAAGAAAGGCGCGATCCTGATCAACGCCGCCCGCGGCACCGTGGTCGAGCTGAACGCCCTGGCCGACGCGATCAAGGACAAGCACCTGATCGGCGCCGCCATCGACGTGTTCCCGGTCGAGCCACGCTCCAACGATGACATCTTCGAAAGCCCGCTGCGTGGCCTCGACAACGTCATCCTGACCCCGCACATCGGCGGTTCCACCGCTGAGGCCCAAGCCAACATCGGTCTGGAAGTGGCGGAAAAACTGGTCAAGTACAGCGACAACGGCACGTCGGTGTCCTCGGTCAACTTCCCGGAAGTGGCCCTGCCCGCTCACCCTGGCAAGCACCGCCTGCTGCACATCCACGAGAACGTCCCGGGCGTGCTGAGCGAGATCAACAAGGTGTTCGCCGAAAACGGCATCAACATCTCCGGTCAGTTCCTGCAGACCAACGAGAAAGTCGGCTACGTCGTCATCGACGTCGATGCCGAATACTCCGATCTGGCGCAGGAAAAACTGCAACAGGTCAACGGCACCATTCGTTGCCGCGTACTGTTCTGA